In a single window of the Streptomyces sp. CGMCC 4.7035 genome:
- a CDS encoding Uma2 family endonuclease, whose translation MPETRTESASAAENGRELDEVVWQAWKAMELPEGYRAEIIEGAIEVSPTGRFSHAQVVNRLRDALAIFLHGSEHGAWNDTNVIHARRAWIPDGLVAPRDEELTEAEDGLGIKASAVEMVVEDVSPGKRNQDRDRVRKRREYARAGIPVYVIIDDYDGQGAVTLFTGPRPDKADWEDIHRVPYGTDVTIPEGPAKGFVIGEGITGPKRG comes from the coding sequence ATGCCTGAGACCAGGACCGAGTCCGCGTCCGCGGCCGAGAACGGCCGCGAGCTGGACGAGGTCGTGTGGCAGGCATGGAAGGCCATGGAACTCCCCGAGGGCTACCGCGCTGAGATCATTGAGGGAGCCATCGAGGTGTCGCCCACCGGACGCTTTTCGCATGCGCAGGTCGTCAATCGCCTGCGGGACGCCCTGGCGATCTTTCTGCACGGGAGCGAGCACGGTGCCTGGAACGACACGAACGTGATCCACGCACGCAGGGCGTGGATTCCGGACGGGCTCGTAGCTCCTCGGGACGAGGAGTTGACCGAGGCGGAGGACGGCCTCGGCATCAAGGCTTCCGCGGTCGAGATGGTCGTCGAGGACGTGTCTCCCGGCAAGCGCAACCAGGACCGTGACCGCGTCCGCAAGCGCCGCGAGTACGCCCGCGCAGGCATCCCCGTGTACGTCATCATCGACGACTACGACGGCCAGGGCGCCGTCACCCTCTTCACCGGCCCTCGCCCCGACAAGGCCGACTGGGAGGACATCCACCGCGTTCCCTACGGCACCGACGTCACCATCCCCGAAGGGCCCGCCAAGGGATTCGTGATCGGCGAGGGGATCACGGGGCCGAAGCGGGGCTGA
- a CDS encoding helix-turn-helix transcriptional regulator, which yields MAGHGTDTHPHGADRLCEAGNRVYSRAVRRGRVPRADAGPVPCLLELALLHPDPDDMDWLVPTAPQEVMTRLLRGVHEEVSASQARVGAAVAAVEWYAGLGGREQGPAEGVAIRVLDGLTRIRAAMDEATERCTTEVLTVQPGGIRREDELAEGLPRALEMRRRGVRMRDLYTHVARHGQGLYTYMELMGDAAQARTLDEVPERLILFDRTVAFIPANTDRTIALELRHPALIEYLVTVFDRLWRLAIPLTSPLPETGIDGITHRERSIAALLAEGHQDAVVAERLGISVRTCRAHIARLSETLGAASRTQLGVRIAQAGLDGPLRSSELLPVTAPGAPESPTGL from the coding sequence ATGGCCGGGCACGGGACGGACACGCATCCGCACGGCGCTGACCGGCTCTGCGAGGCCGGGAACCGCGTGTACTCCCGGGCCGTGCGCCGCGGCCGGGTGCCCCGTGCCGATGCCGGGCCGGTGCCTTGCCTGCTGGAGCTGGCGCTGCTGCACCCGGACCCCGACGACATGGACTGGCTGGTGCCGACCGCACCGCAGGAGGTCATGACCCGGCTGCTGCGCGGTGTGCACGAGGAGGTCAGTGCGAGCCAGGCGCGGGTCGGGGCGGCGGTGGCCGCGGTCGAGTGGTACGCCGGGCTCGGCGGTCGTGAGCAGGGGCCCGCGGAGGGCGTGGCGATTCGTGTCCTGGACGGGCTCACGCGGATCCGCGCGGCGATGGACGAGGCGACGGAGCGGTGCACGACCGAGGTGCTGACGGTGCAGCCGGGCGGCATCCGTCGCGAGGACGAACTCGCCGAGGGCCTGCCCCGGGCGCTGGAGATGCGCCGCCGGGGCGTACGCATGCGCGACCTGTACACGCATGTCGCCCGGCACGGCCAGGGCCTGTACACCTACATGGAGCTGATGGGCGACGCGGCTCAGGCGCGCACCCTCGACGAGGTGCCCGAGCGCCTGATCCTCTTCGACCGCACCGTCGCCTTCATCCCGGCGAACACGGATCGCACGATCGCGCTGGAACTGCGCCATCCGGCCCTGATCGAGTACCTGGTCACCGTCTTCGATCGCCTGTGGCGCCTGGCGATCCCGCTGACCTCGCCGCTCCCGGAGACGGGCATCGACGGCATCACCCACCGGGAACGCTCGATCGCGGCGCTGCTCGCGGAGGGCCACCAGGACGCGGTGGTCGCCGAACGCCTGGGCATCAGCGTCCGCACCTGCCGGGCGCACATCGCCCGGCTCTCGGAGACCCTGGGCGCGGCCAGCCGTACGCAGTTGGGCGTCCGTATCGCCCAGGCGGGCCTGGACGGCCCCCTGCGCTCGTCCGAACTGCTCCCGGTCACGGCTCCGGGCGCTCCGGAATCCCCGACCGGCCTATGA
- a CDS encoding sugar ABC transporter substrate-binding protein, whose protein sequence is MLLPARKAPDVNARTNRRTTVRRTAIALAASVSAFSLAACGVIGGSGSSSSAAPKKGNDITVGVLMPQKDIARYEKFDYPIIRDQVRALTNNEGKVVYANAEAKASKQTEQFEQMIADKVDVVIVDAVDAKAIAPAVQKAKDAGIPVIAYDRLAQGPIDAYISFDNELVGQVQGRALVEAFGDNAASSKILMMNGSPSDPNAAQFKEGALSELQGKVNIVKSYDVKDWSPEIAKQNTAAAIRAIGLSNIAGVYSANDSMAETIIDALKEAGVSKVPPVTGQDAELAAVQRILAGEQYMSVYKPYPQEANNAAEMAVAKVQGRSIEFDALTRDKVDSPTQKDIPSMLVPVVALTKDNIKDTVIQDGIYTVKEICTDKYKADCSAKGLK, encoded by the coding sequence ATGCTGCTCCCCGCCCGGAAGGCACCTGATGTGAACGCCCGTACTAACCGTAGGACCACCGTGCGTCGTACTGCCATAGCCCTGGCCGCCTCCGTGTCGGCCTTCTCCCTCGCCGCGTGCGGCGTCATCGGCGGAAGTGGGAGCAGCAGCTCCGCGGCCCCGAAGAAGGGCAACGACATCACGGTGGGCGTGCTGATGCCCCAGAAGGACATCGCCCGCTACGAGAAGTTCGACTACCCCATCATCAGGGACCAGGTGCGCGCCCTCACCAACAACGAGGGCAAGGTCGTCTACGCCAACGCCGAGGCGAAGGCGTCCAAGCAGACCGAGCAGTTCGAACAGATGATCGCCGACAAGGTGGACGTGGTGATCGTGGACGCGGTGGACGCCAAGGCCATCGCGCCGGCCGTGCAGAAGGCCAAGGACGCGGGCATCCCGGTCATCGCCTACGACCGGCTCGCACAGGGCCCGATCGACGCGTACATCTCCTTCGACAACGAACTGGTCGGCCAGGTGCAGGGTCGCGCCCTCGTCGAGGCATTCGGCGACAATGCCGCGAGCAGCAAGATCCTCATGATGAACGGCTCGCCCAGCGACCCGAACGCGGCGCAGTTCAAGGAGGGCGCGCTCAGCGAGCTCCAGGGCAAGGTGAACATCGTCAAGTCGTACGACGTCAAGGACTGGTCGCCGGAGATCGCCAAGCAGAACACCGCGGCGGCGATCCGGGCCATCGGCCTGAGCAACATCGCCGGGGTCTACTCGGCGAACGACAGCATGGCCGAAACCATCATCGACGCGCTGAAGGAGGCGGGCGTCAGCAAGGTCCCGCCGGTGACCGGACAGGACGCGGAGCTGGCGGCGGTACAGCGGATCCTCGCGGGCGAGCAGTACATGAGCGTGTACAAGCCGTACCCGCAGGAGGCGAACAACGCCGCCGAGATGGCGGTGGCCAAGGTCCAGGGCCGCTCGATCGAGTTCGACGCGCTGACCCGTGACAAGGTCGACAGCCCGACGCAGAAGGACATCCCGTCGATGCTGGTGCCGGTGGTCGCGCTCACGAAGGACAACATCAAGGACACGGTGATCCAGGACGGCATCTACACCGTCAAGGAGATCTGCACCGACAAGTACAAGGCGGACTGCTCGGCGAAGGGTCTGAAGTAA
- a CDS encoding pyridoxamine 5'-phosphate oxidase family protein, whose product MATYSVDPGAPDAAYLTFWQERHLCTLTTLRPDGSPHVVPVGVTYDPEARLARVITDKASAKAGHVAAAGPDGAPVAVCQVDGRRWATLEGRASVCADPERVAEAVRRYAERYGRMPRPNPSRVVIEIALTRALGRG is encoded by the coding sequence ATGGCCACGTACTCCGTAGACCCGGGCGCACCCGACGCCGCATACCTCACGTTCTGGCAGGAGCGGCACCTGTGCACGCTGACGACCCTCCGTCCGGACGGCAGCCCGCACGTCGTTCCCGTCGGAGTGACATACGACCCCGAGGCGCGGCTCGCTCGGGTGATCACCGACAAGGCGAGCGCGAAGGCGGGACATGTGGCGGCCGCCGGGCCGGACGGGGCGCCGGTCGCGGTCTGCCAGGTGGACGGGCGGCGGTGGGCGACGCTGGAGGGCCGCGCTTCCGTCTGCGCCGATCCGGAGCGGGTCGCGGAGGCGGTGCGGCGCTACGCCGAGCGCTACGGGCGGATGCCGAGGCCGAACCCGTCCCGCGTGGTGATCGAGATCGCCCTCACCCGGGCACTGGGGCGCGGCTGA
- a CDS encoding fibronectin type III domain-containing protein, protein MTTVTPVRRHHFGPTLAATLAVTTAGTLLAAAPAAEAAVSCASPVHKRQFFANTTFSGTPKKTDCDSKIAENWGTGAPASGLPSNNFGVRWSVTRDFGSGGPFAFSAAAQDGIRVYLDGTRKVDLWKNVSSTVKKTVNVTIPSGKHTLRIDYVNWTGTANVAFGYAPRTSATVDKVKPLAPTGISVAYDKTTGKAKLTWSKNKEMDLAGYRVYRRLQSTDAWKRLTTTTAASYTDTPPATGDTYHYEVRAHDKAGNESIGSTDRSVTTADRTPPPVPSGVTATDGQAGVTVTWNAVPGAAEYLVHRRRDDDGGDNPVVQVARVTTTFWLDTAVEERRAYTYWVTAVDSVGNKSAKSAYDRIERGDYAPSAPTGLTATAAAGSGITLTWKAPTTPVARDLGHFRIYRNGRFIDEVRATQTSYSDTGVRQSTSYTYTVTAVDTQAQESVASAPVTCTAPGTGLAPGAVTGLRGAMNGTDIELAWDRNPEEDVDHYDVYRGELVDGDWRYGRWGQVWQTYEDEPRLFFADEIDSPQGATVRWAVVAVDTYGNSRFTSGEDYSYVTVTEPESAE, encoded by the coding sequence ATGACAACGGTCACACCCGTCCGTCGGCACCACTTCGGACCCACGCTCGCGGCGACCCTGGCGGTCACCACCGCCGGCACCCTGCTCGCCGCCGCGCCCGCCGCCGAGGCGGCGGTGAGCTGCGCATCGCCCGTCCATAAGCGGCAGTTCTTCGCGAACACCACATTCTCGGGCACACCGAAAAAGACGGACTGTGACTCGAAGATTGCCGAGAACTGGGGCACGGGCGCCCCCGCTTCGGGCCTGCCGTCGAACAACTTCGGCGTCCGCTGGAGCGTGACGCGGGACTTCGGCTCCGGCGGCCCCTTCGCGTTCTCGGCCGCGGCCCAGGACGGCATCCGCGTCTACCTCGACGGCACCCGCAAGGTGGACCTCTGGAAGAACGTGTCGTCGACGGTGAAGAAGACCGTCAACGTCACCATCCCGTCCGGCAAGCACACCCTGCGCATCGACTACGTCAACTGGACCGGCACGGCGAACGTCGCCTTCGGCTACGCGCCCCGCACCTCCGCCACCGTCGACAAGGTCAAGCCGCTTGCCCCGACGGGCATCTCCGTCGCGTACGACAAGACCACCGGCAAGGCCAAGCTCACCTGGTCGAAGAACAAGGAGATGGACCTCGCGGGGTACCGCGTCTATCGCCGTCTCCAGAGCACCGACGCCTGGAAGAGGCTGACCACTACGACAGCGGCCTCGTACACCGACACGCCGCCCGCGACCGGAGACACGTACCACTACGAGGTCCGGGCCCACGACAAGGCCGGCAACGAATCGATCGGCAGCACCGATCGTTCGGTCACGACGGCCGACAGGACGCCGCCACCGGTTCCCTCCGGAGTCACGGCGACCGACGGCCAGGCCGGCGTCACGGTGACCTGGAACGCGGTCCCCGGAGCTGCGGAGTATCTCGTCCACCGGCGGCGGGATGACGACGGTGGCGACAACCCCGTCGTCCAGGTCGCCAGGGTGACGACCACCTTCTGGCTGGACACGGCGGTCGAGGAGCGCCGTGCCTACACCTACTGGGTCACCGCCGTCGACTCCGTCGGCAACAAGTCCGCGAAGTCGGCGTACGACCGGATCGAGCGGGGCGACTACGCGCCCTCCGCGCCCACCGGCCTGACGGCCACGGCAGCTGCCGGCAGCGGCATCACACTGACGTGGAAGGCGCCCACCACGCCCGTCGCACGGGATCTCGGGCACTTCCGGATCTACCGGAACGGCCGGTTCATCGACGAGGTCCGCGCCACGCAGACGTCCTACAGCGACACCGGCGTCCGGCAGAGCACCTCGTACACGTACACGGTGACCGCCGTGGACACCCAGGCCCAGGAGTCCGTTGCATCGGCACCGGTCACTTGCACCGCGCCGGGCACCGGGCTCGCTCCCGGAGCCGTCACCGGGCTGCGCGGCGCCATGAACGGCACGGACATCGAACTGGCGTGGGACCGCAACCCCGAGGAGGACGTCGACCATTACGACGTCTACCGGGGCGAACTCGTTGACGGCGACTGGCGGTACGGCCGCTGGGGTCAGGTGTGGCAGACCTATGAGGACGAGCCGAGGCTGTTCTTCGCCGACGAGATCGACTCGCCGCAGGGCGCGACGGTCCGCTGGGCCGTGGTAGCCGTGGACACGTACGGCAACTCCCGTTTCACCAGCGGCGAGGACTACTCGTACGTCACCGTCACCGAGCCGGAGAGCGCCGAATGA
- a CDS encoding helix-turn-helix transcriptional regulator codes for MTTYNSKPTHPHAVTELCDDGARLYANALRSGRITRSEVEPAPCLLEFALLHPDPDDANWLRPVPPSVALAQRLHPLEREIQDRRRQTIELTESFDPFITISTQSPQASLHSITVLEGFDRINGALNSATAECHTEMLTVQPGGGRPADTLMEALERDRPLADRGVSIRTLYQHTARHSQSTLAYVERISDGKIQVRTLEELIERLIIFDRTVAFIPASEDRRVALEVRHPALVRYLAMVFEQLWQRAVPLTEEVPNDVDTNGITGVQRSIAKLLIEGHVDEAIARRLGMNVRTCRAHIAKIAAALGSGSRAQLGYLIAQSGILEQGN; via the coding sequence ATGACCACATACAACTCAAAACCGACACATCCCCACGCTGTCACTGAGTTGTGCGACGACGGAGCACGGCTTTACGCCAACGCACTGCGCTCAGGACGGATCACGCGCTCCGAGGTGGAACCCGCTCCATGTCTGCTGGAGTTCGCGCTGCTGCACCCGGACCCGGACGACGCCAACTGGCTGCGCCCGGTTCCCCCGTCCGTCGCGCTCGCCCAGCGACTGCACCCGCTGGAGCGCGAGATTCAGGATCGCCGGCGCCAGACGATCGAACTGACGGAGTCCTTCGACCCGTTCATCACGATCAGCACGCAGAGCCCTCAGGCGAGCCTCCACTCGATCACCGTCCTGGAGGGCTTCGACCGGATCAACGGGGCACTCAACTCGGCCACCGCGGAGTGCCATACGGAGATGCTGACGGTGCAGCCGGGGGGCGGCCGTCCCGCCGACACCCTCATGGAGGCCCTGGAGCGCGACCGGCCGCTCGCCGACCGCGGGGTCAGCATCCGGACGCTGTACCAGCACACGGCCCGGCACAGCCAGAGCACCCTCGCGTACGTGGAGCGCATCTCCGACGGCAAGATCCAGGTCCGTACGCTCGAGGAACTGATAGAGCGGCTCATCATCTTCGACCGGACGGTGGCCTTCATCCCGGCCAGCGAGGACCGGCGCGTGGCCCTGGAGGTGCGCCACCCCGCGCTGGTGCGGTATCTCGCCATGGTCTTCGAGCAGTTGTGGCAGCGTGCGGTCCCGCTGACCGAGGAGGTGCCCAACGATGTCGACACCAACGGCATCACGGGGGTGCAGCGCTCCATCGCCAAGCTGCTCATAGAGGGCCACGTCGACGAGGCGATCGCCCGCCGCCTCGGCATGAACGTACGCACGTGCCGCGCCCACATAGCGAAGATCGCGGCGGCCCTGGGCAGCGGCAGCCGGGCCCAGTTGGGCTACCTCATAGCGCAGTCGGGAATCCTGGAGCAAGGCAACTGA